A region of the Stutzerimonas stutzeri genome:
ACGCCCAGCTTTGGTGTTTGCGGGGTCATGTCTGTACTCCTTGCAGTCTTCGCACCTGTGGGTGCTTAGTGGCTCGCCACCGCTTTTGGCGGTGGGCGAGGGTTGCCGGAACTTGCTTCCGGTGGTCAGAGAGAGAGGAATCCGTCGTACAGCCCGTAGGCGGCGATCGCCGCACCGATCAGTACTGCGGCGAAAATCAGTTTCTCCAGCGAGGTGAACACCGGCTGCCCGAGTTCACGTTTGGCCTTGGCGAACAACAGGGCACCCGGGGCGTAGAGCAGTGCGGACAGCAATACGTACTGGATGCCACCGGCATAGACCAGCCATACCGCATATAGCGTTGCGATCACGGCTGTGAGCAGGTCCTTGCGCCGCTCACCGGGTGCACTCTCGTAGCCTTCGCCACGCACACCGAGTAGCAGTGCATAGGCAGCTGACCAGAAATAGGGCACCAGGATCATCGAGGTGGCTAGGTACAGCAGGCTCAGGTAGGTCGAGGCGCTGAATAGCGTGATGATCAGGAACAGCTGGATCAGCCCGTTGGAGAGCCACAGCGCGTTGGCCGGAACGTGATTGGCATTCTCCTTGCGCAGGAAGCGGGGCATGGTGTCATCGCGCGCGCTGGCGAAGAGGATCTCGGCACAGAGCAGAGTCCAGGACAGCAGAGCACCGGCCAGTGAAACCACGAGCCCGACGCTGATCAGGATTGCGCCCCAGCGCCCTACCACTTGTTCCAGAACGCCAGCCATGGATGGGTTCTTCAGGCCGGCCAGTTCGGCCTGGCTCATGATGCCCATCGACAGGACGTTAACCAATACAAGCAGTGCAAGCACGCCGATGAATCCGATCACCGTGGCTTTACCGACGTCGCTGCGTCGCTCGGCACGTGCCGAATAGACGCTGGCGCCCTCGATGCCGATGAACACCCACACTGTCACCAGCATCATGTTGCGCACCTGCTCCATGACGCTGCCAAGCTCAATGTTGCCGCGTCCCCAGAAGTCGGCGGTGAACACTTCCAGACGAAACGCCACGGCGGTGATGACGATAAAGAGCAACAGAGGCACGATCTTGGCGATGGTGCTGATCAGGTTGATGAACGCCGCCTGCTGGATGCCGCGTAGAACCAGCAGGTGTACGCCCCACAGGACCAGCGAGGCGCCGATCACCGCTGGCAAGGTATTGCCCTCTCCGAATATCGGGAAGAAATAGCCGAGCGTACTAAAGAGCAGGACGAAGTAGCTGACGTTGCCGATCCAGGCGCTGATCCAGTAACCCCAGGCGGACGAAAAGCCCATGTAGTCGCCAAAGCCCGCCTTGGCGTAGGCATAGACACCGGCATCAAGTTCCGGCTTGCGGTTGGCAAGGGTCTGGAAGACGAAGGCCAGGCTGAGCATACCGACCGCGGTAATTGCCCAGCCGATCAGGATTGCACCGGCGCTGGCGCTAGCCGCCATGTTCTGCGGCAGGGAAAAGATCCCGCCGCCGATCATCGATCCCACTACTAGTGCAATCAGTGCGCTGAGTTTCAGTTGTTTCGAGGCCGTGGCCATGGTTCTGTCTCCTTTGCAAATCAGAGCAGCTGAGGCCATTAAATGCCTGCCTGTGCGACGGTGTGATGACCAGCGTCAAGAGAACCAGGGTAATGGAGTGCAACGATCACACTGTCTGATGGGGCCCGTGCTAGACAGCCCGGCGCCAAAACACGTGCGCGTCGAAAATGGACCTGAAGGGAGGGTTATGCAGTGTTCAGATCCGGTCATGCAGTGGTCAGTCGGCCCGCGTCGAAGGCCTTTTCCGGTTATCACCTCGTTCTCGACTATCACGTCGAGGGCGCGGAGCAGAAACCGGAGTGGGCATGCTTTCATTTGCACGGCACGGTCGATCGGACGCCGATCGACGAGCTGTTTCGCATGCATCGGGACGTAGCCTGCAATTTCCTGCAGCGTGTTCGTCAATCCCTGCGCAAGCACGGTGCAGCCCTGCACTCGGACGTCCTGTTCGCCTTTCATGCCGACTATGATCCTATGTTCAAGGATCTGCGCCAGCAGCTGCATTGCGAGCCTGGCGAGCCGATCGATCTTGACCGCTTTTTGCGTGAAGGCTGAACGGCGCTAGTTGCGATCGGCGATTACACCGACGAGGAAGAAGATCAGCAGCAGTACTGGTGCCAGGCTGTAGTTGTTCAGATGGGCCAGGCCCTGGGTCATCCACGGCGTCAGGAAAACGATGGCCAGGCCGTAGCCCACCGCGCAGACCAGTACGAAGATCAGTGTGCGGAAAAAGAAGTTAAGGCTGCTGACAGCGCCCTTTACCCAGGTATTGATTGCCGGGCCGAAGAGGACGAAGAGTGTGGCCATGAGCGCCAGTGAAATATCGGAAAGGTGGCTGCGGCTCCAGCGCGAGAGTGTAACGATCAGGTCGAGTAGCAAATCCATCCG
Encoded here:
- the arcD gene encoding arginine-ornithine antiporter; the encoded protein is MATASKQLKLSALIALVVGSMIGGGIFSLPQNMAASASAGAILIGWAITAVGMLSLAFVFQTLANRKPELDAGVYAYAKAGFGDYMGFSSAWGYWISAWIGNVSYFVLLFSTLGYFFPIFGEGNTLPAVIGASLVLWGVHLLVLRGIQQAAFINLISTIAKIVPLLLFIVITAVAFRLEVFTADFWGRGNIELGSVMEQVRNMMLVTVWVFIGIEGASVYSARAERRSDVGKATVIGFIGVLALLVLVNVLSMGIMSQAELAGLKNPSMAGVLEQVVGRWGAILISVGLVVSLAGALLSWTLLCAEILFASARDDTMPRFLRKENANHVPANALWLSNGLIQLFLIITLFSASTYLSLLYLATSMILVPYFWSAAYALLLGVRGEGYESAPGERRKDLLTAVIATLYAVWLVYAGGIQYVLLSALLYAPGALLFAKAKRELGQPVFTSLEKLIFAAVLIGAAIAAYGLYDGFLSL
- a CDS encoding DUF5064 family protein — protein: MFRSGHAVVSRPASKAFSGYHLVLDYHVEGAEQKPEWACFHLHGTVDRTPIDELFRMHRDVACNFLQRVRQSLRKHGAALHSDVLFAFHADYDPMFKDLRQQLHCEPGEPIDLDRFLREG
- a CDS encoding DUF3392 domain-containing protein; protein product: MDLLLDLIVTLSRWSRSHLSDISLALMATLFVLFGPAINTWVKGAVSSLNFFFRTLIFVLVCAVGYGLAIVFLTPWMTQGLAHLNNYSLAPVLLLIFFLVGVIADRN